ATATACTTATTacttagtaaaaaaaaatatatagcccTAAGCCTggaatatttcttatttttatttttttatcaaataattatttatgttaAGTGAGGAAGTAAAGTTTAAAATCTGTTTTCCCATAAAACACAGCAAGTTGTTACAAAGTTAACAATGCAGGTGCATGTATTGCAAGTGTTACTCATTCATATATAATGGAATAGATGCATAATCTCTTTATTGTAGGGCTGATAAGACTCTTCAGGACATTGTGTACAAGTTGGTACCTGGCCTGTTCAAAAGTAAGTGCAGCCTTAAATTTGTTAGCATTCTGTGTTTGATTTATACACTGAGGGAAAGTTTAACTGGATAACCTTTGCATGTTTCTGCAGATGAGATGAAACGAAGGAGAGATTTCTATGCAGAACATCCCTCAGTAGATGGTAATGTTCTCTTTGCCAAATAAAGTTCACAGTGTTTTCCTTGTTTGAATAACATGAGTACTAGGGACGAAATGAGGAATAACCACAAGCCTTTTTTAAGGTCCTCGTGTACTCGTTCTTGTACTTGACAGTATTAAAGACGGAACAACACTTTTGCTGATGACCCAGTATATTGGCATTACTTGGATAGTCATTATTTATTACAGGCAAGAGGTTCTAAAGAACATATTTTAATTGTGCTCTGTTTTGTTCAAAGCTGCTAATGGATCAAATGAAGACCGAGGAGAGGTGGCAGATGAGGACAAGAGAATAATTACAGATGATGAGATAATCAGTCTTTCCATTGAATTCTTTGAGCAGAACAAGTAACCAAGCATTAAGATTCTTTGTATTTGTTATGTTGGGAACTAATATGATGGTCATTTATTGTATTTCTGCAGATATATTTGTTCTAGAAATATCATATATTTATAATGAGAGACAGTAGTAATAAATGTAGCATTGAACTTCAATGCGCTTGTCCCTGTAATTTGTTCCTAAGGTGTTTatggtgttttttccccccttgtGTGTGACAGGGCAGAAAAACAAGGGAGTACAGAAGAGGGAAGAACAAAAGAGGAGGTATGAATCATATGTTggcatggaggaaaaaaaacatgcgaTATTCTTGCTGCTGTTTGTCTTTAATGCGAAACTTGATGCTTTGTAGGTGAATAACAAGAGGTATCTTCAGTGTCCTGCTGCCATGACAGTCATGCATTTGAGGAAATTCTTAAGAAGCAAAATGGATATTCCGTCCACGTTTCAGGCAAGCTGTTTTAAATATCAGGTTTTTTTGCTGTCTTAAGTGACTGAGATCCTAGCAGTACACTACATGCTTTGCCAAATTTGTAATTTGGTTTTATTCAAATAACATGAAATTGCTTCATTATACAGAGATTATTTTTACTGCTGTTGGATGAAATTAATGTGGGGAATAAAGTTAATTTCTGGGACAGACCAAAAAAATGTGCTATTTTTCGTGcgttttgggggaaaaaaatgacatgcTGTATTGATCACTGTGTTTAAATGTTTCTGTGATAACAGTGTAAAGAGTaaacattgttttatttatgtgtaATTATTGGAAAATAAGCACTATTATGCTATAAGCACAACTTATAGCAGCCTTGGTGAATTTGGGTGAATCTCTCCATAATTTAGATTGAAGTCATGTATGAAGATGAACCACTAAAAGATTACTACACATTAATGGACATTGCCTACATCTACACTTGGAGGAGGGTAAGAGATTTAAACTGACCATTTTGTATAATATTTAGTAAAATGCCTACTTTGGcagtctgttttgttttttcaggATACTGTTTTGCCACGTGGTATAACTAGGGTTTAAGGTACAGCTAGCTCAgtgcttttatattttttttatagaaaGATAAAGGGATttcagattttgttttaataaatggTTGTGTTTTCTATCTGTCCTCAGTGGATATGTCAGATACTGAAAAGTATTAAGATTTGTATAAATTTAGATATGATGCAAGGAAATTTGAAGGGACTGTAAAGGTTTGTCATTTGTACAGTACTTGCATGTTTCCTGTAGGCTGGCTAGCTCAGCACAGGGCAACAAAACATAGGATGAACACTTAATGGGACATGACAACAGCTAGGTAAAATATACTTAAGTAAACATGGATAAGAAAATGTGGATGTGTCTGGAAGAATAAATAAGGAAATTATGTGGATTGtagtattttttgttgtttttgtagtATCCTTTTAGGAAACGTGGTTCTATATCATGACTCACTTTTTCACAACTGAGATATGAGTTACTTATTATACACTCccgtagtgtgtgtgtttttaatgggATAAACATTTCTGCCGGCCATTCTATCTTATAGCCTTGCAAATGACTTGTGTTTGCAGAATGGACCTTTACCTCTGAAGTACAGAGTACGGCCCAACTGCAAAAAGCTGAAACTCAACCACTCCCAGGAGGGCCTGAATAGCACCAGTCGGTCCGAGATGGAGAGCGACTCGGCGAGTGACAAAGCCAGCAGTCCTAGGGGGGTCCCCTCTACGTCCTCATCCCTGCCCAGCCCGTCGACTCCAGTCCAGTCTCACCATCTCCACTTCCCACACATCTCCAGCACAGTCAACGGTACCACAAAGGCGCCCAGCCCGAGCCTACAGTCGCCCTTCACCAACAAAGTCCACAAGGCCAACCTCATTGGCTCCTCCACAGGATGATTTCACAAAGGCTGCGCCACCAAAGCCAAATCGCCCAGCTCTATACATGTGCTGCATTCTAGGcgctttattttttaatcacgTCACTGTAATTATGTATGTGTACGTTTTTATAAGTTAGTGGACATCGTATCTGTACAAACGGCTCCGAGGTACCGTCTCGCATTTTAACGAAGATCAATACTGAAGTATACATTCGGGAATTTCGGATGTGGTCAACGTAACGCATAGAAGAGGCGTTAAAACGATCATATAACCACTTAGGTAGAAGGCTTTGTAGAACCTCCGCTCCCTGACCCCTTGCCTTCTGGACTGTTTAACTAGACAGTGTTGGGTGTCCTTTTAAAGTTTATTTAAGCCCTTTTTCCACGATATACACGGCCGGGAAATATTTTTACCTACGAAGGCAGCGTAGATTGCAAACAGTCCAGAAGGAAAACTCAGAAATGACACTTGAAGAATATGTATGGCTGGACAAGAgtttaaaatctgttaaattaGCCTTTTTAAGAAGCGGTATGATAAAGGGCGTACGAGGTACTTTCAGCTAAAGGGGAAGGGGAGACATTTCAGATTGCTTAAATTCGTGTAAATGATCACAGTAGTTTCAGTTTAATGGTAATCGATTCTTTCGCTCACGTATGGATGGACCGTAGCTAGCAAGATAGCTGGGTCGGAAATGAGTAATTGTCTAGAATTTACGTAGCCCTATTTACTactgtttaatttttattttcctttttacgCAGAGGAATAACGAACGAAGGTCTGCTGCGTGGAATCCTCTGTGTAAAAGtttaaaaatcatttcatgCTAGAGGGAATGTTTGGATGTCTCCACAGTGTTCTACATATGTGTATTGATCGATTGTATGTAAAGCTATTGCATTGTTACTGTTGCACAGTATAAAATAAACCATTTTACATTTCGATTACTTTATTACTACTAGCCAGACGCTTCACTCGTATTCCGCACCCCTTATGTTCTGGAATTGCCGTTTTCTTTTCGTTAAACGCACTGTCAGTGGGTTTGAGTGACTGAAAAACGAAGGCAACCTGTCCGAAGACTTGCTTCCTCACGGATCCTTCTGTTTTAGTGGATTATATGGGCAGTCATTATGGCGTAAATACAAGTGGTCTGGTCTTACTGCTGGTAAAACAGGGTCTGTGTGAATGTTTTGCTCTTAATGACAAGTTGTTccaatttcttttcttttaagtCACTAAATTCACGTTAAAGGCCGCAAATTGCTGTCGAATTCAGGTTCACACGCATGCCAGTAAtatcattttaacatttaaattagggtattgatttttgttttgtcttaCCTAGCGACCTTGGAGTAGTGAGCAAATCAGACTGCTATAAACTACCTTGAAAGTTGACCGACTACTGCATTCAGCGAATGGTCATGCTTGTCATACGGCTGCAGGGCAAAGAGTGCAAAAGTATTTGTATCTGACAGTTTAAACTGTCATTCTTTGCAAAGGGAAATGGCTCATTTTGTATATGCTTAttgatattattttaaattcattCAATATATAAAGTATTGATCCATGTAACCTGTTTAAAACGCCACGTGATTTACTGAATTAATTACATTGTTGCAAACTGTTCCCTCCGCGTCAATAAGCATTTGGAGCATCAACTCAGCTCCACCCGATTCAGTAGTGCGGCACATTGCGAGTTTTGCACTGATTACGTGTTCAGTTTGATGACTTATGGAACTACCCGTCATTTACTGCAGGCACCAGCTAACACGCCGACGCATGCGCCTTAGGGTGTGCATATTGCTGAAACAATATTCTCAATAATTGAATTCCCCTATACCATCGCTCCAGTGATCACTGTACCAAACCTCACTGTTATTTAGTCTTCACCCAGAACGAGTCCTTTCATGGACTGAGACACTCTAAAACTCCAACAAAGTACTTTTTCTTCTTGAAAACGTTGAACTTCAAGATCTCATACAAAGTAATATAATTTCTATTAATTTAGTAAGTGATGTAGTCATTCTGTTAACTCTTTTAATATATAAGCGTTTTTTCAAGGAAGAAAATAACCAAGGAGGGAGACAACGTGTCAGCTTTGTCCCAattttgtgtcatttttcttttttaatgtaaaCGATAAAAGACAAAATGAGCATAGTATTCAATGCAGCGAAATAAATCTTGTTACTGGAATGGGTGGTACGTTGTTTTTCAAAAGATATAGTTATTGATGCAATAATCGAGAAAATTAAGATTTTGTATGAGGTGGTCAGTACCTTCTCTGTATAATCAAATTCATACACATGATGTTTGTAGCTTAGGTTGCTTAGCgttaaaaataatgttttgtaTCATCGGTTCAAGAAAATGTCTCGAAAATGTAGAAGATACTGCTGTAATAGACCAAAATATCTTTGTACAATTGCTTCCCGCATAATAACACAATTGTAATGTTTGCTCTACATATCTGAAGTCTTTGAACGCAATTCTGATCATTTAATCCAAcaatcttttaaaatgtttattcatGACACGCTTGCTCTTTCTCATTCTTATCTATTTCCTTTTGACTTATCTGTCTGGAATTAGTGTCCCACCAATTTTCAAGTTGGTTTATTTACGATTTCCCCCTTTGTTTCTATGCAATTCTAGAAAAAATACACAAGAAATGAAGCTACCTAAAATATTTGAAAAGCTTAATTAGTTGCTAGAAAATTATATTCGTTCCGTAACATATAAACTCCAAACCTATATATCCAACTGtaatatttttctcattttttttattctctgtTAATGCCTGTCGCATATTTGTAGGCCTACatagttttctttttccttGATGATGTAGCGTAGTTTACAGAACATGGATGTGGTCAGCATTTGCAGATGCGAAGCACTTTTGCCTTATTTGTTTCAATCAATTGAAATAAAGACGGCTAACAGAGTGTAGCAGCCCACTGCAAATGAGATACGCACTAGTTACACATTGCGACAAGACAGGGCAAACATTAATAAAACCCCTGCTGGTTTAACACCAACCCGTGGTTTGTGTTTCCTAAGACACATCGTgttctcagaacatttttacaaTGGACTCTGCTGAAGTGATAAAACCGAatgaaaaaggaaggaaacaCTTAGGCTGTATTAGTCACTAAAAATCGCCTGCGCTTAATATTAGCTACTCTGTTCGTCCTACACGTAAAATGCactcatttatttaatattatttttattaacgaTACTTTACAAGCTTATAGTGGCCTACGTAACGtgtttaaccataagtaaacgCGAAGCGCAAATGTAAATACATCTGTTTTTCTATAAACACTGCTGTTCGTATTAGCGATTACGACGGCCGGCAGAATTACTGAACAACAGCATATGTTTGAGACCTTGGTGATTTATGTTACGGGAGGGGCCCTAGTTTTCTGACCTTGAACGATGTAGCCCGTGTAGCCTCAACTCCAGTAAAATACCCGGCAATAAAAACTAAGTTTGGATTGCCTAAAGGCGACTGATAATGACGACAAAAAACTCACTCATATAGAACGGTTGCCATTGTGATGATTCATTTCACAGCCGTCTTATGTAGTTTAGGTGActattttatccaaagcgatcaCGTATATTAGCAGTTAATGCAAACTAAGCAAACTAAGACGAGTACAAGGGTACAGGAGAAGGGCGTCCCTTGGGACTTGTGTAACTTCATTACTGCCACGCTGCCAGCTGCCCTTAATAGGAGTCTTTATCTAGCGCTTCAGACGGATTGACCACGCCGCCGAGTAGCCTACAGCTGCTGTTACCATATAGGCCTAAGCCATTATGAATTAAATTTATATGGACTAAATTAAATTAGCATTCAAGTCAGCTAAAACATCAGTTCTGTTGTAAACTGAAAGCGTATAACAGTTATCAGGGATCAGTGCACCCTACGTATGTCATTAAACAGAGCAATACGCAGTAGATTATATACACAGAGTCAGTTTTATTTTAGACACTGATATAAATGCATGGTATGCTATAGGCAATATTTCCACCCAGACATTTTTAAAAGATATATGTATTTCTTTGAAAGTGTCATTCACTTTAAACCAAATCACCTGCCGATTATACATTTCAGTGACATTATACTACTGAATTGAAAAGTAAGCTAATGAAAACAAGTAAGAAAAAAACGTATCCAAAAATATGTTCCATGTAAAATATTGCATAGCCTTACAAAATTTAACATTTTCGTACATGGCTGACTACAATTAACTTGCCGACGAAACAGAAATGAAGCAAAACCTTGGGTTGTAATAATTATATCAACGGTCGGGGGATATTAGCCTATGCATGTTACCATTAGAGACAAACTCCAAAGCTGAAAGTTACAGCCCAAATGTTGAACTGAAATCCTGTTTGCTAGAACATCCAGGTTAAATTAAGGTAGTATTCTTTTGCATATGAACCTTAATCTAAGACTGGCCAACAGTAAGAGTCCTAATTATGCAACGTAATAAAACGCCTGCATGTCGTTCTTCATCTTTTTCTTATTAGTCTATACTATTATTAACAGTAGATGCGTGTGCGTGTTATATGCGTGTAGAACTTGCATCccttccctgctttgtgccccgTGCGGCAAAACAATCAACTGCATAAGTGTAAAAGATGCAAGGTCATTCAGATCAAAGAAAACGTGTGCGAAAATACGTTTGTTTcaaatatatgtatacatatatagtatatataccTATacaatcttcctttcatttaacCTATGTTTGAATAAACGTGCTTCGCTATCTAGTATCAGGCGTATTATAGACTAGGACGCACAAGCACGCTCTGTCATTTTATCGCTGTTTTGAACGCCGGGGAGAACATTTCACCAAAGCGGGAATGTTTGATCAGGCAAATCTTCTGCATCCCTCTAAAACCGAAACATAACGTACACATTTTCGATGCTTGCTTCCGGTCTGTTGTCAAGACAACTATATCGCAATCCAAACTTCAGGTTGCTATTGGAGACAGAGACGCTTCGGACCGCGGATCTGATCGAGCCGGAGGCTTTATATTAGATATATCTGCCTTATAATGTGGAATCGCCATCCTTAGGCTATCGGACAGATTTGAACGATGAGTCAGCGGCAGGTTTTACAAGGTAAGCGCAGATTAAAGAGTTTAAAATAGGGGGATGAACTGGTGACAGAGTTCAAATGAGTGATCTTGCGTAATCACCACTTTCGCCAGCCGAACGACTATGTTAATATGCACCAAATATTGCATCGATTAACAATTTCTGTTTCAGTTTTTGAACAATACCAGAAAGCTAGGACCCAGTTTGTCCAAACAATTGCGGAACTTGCAACAAGACCACAAAACATAGAAACGCTACAAAATGCAGGTAAGTGGGGGCATACGACATTTTCATTCGGCCACTGGCgtagtatttatttataaaattaaattcTAACTTCTTTTTTTATACGGGTAACTTGTCTGAATTCGTGATCTTTtccaaaaataatttatgtCGTGACTATATTTGCCCAAGTAGGCCTGGAAGGGTCTGTAGGCCTATTTGTAATCtgcattaaaatataaaatacattcaagaaaacacgtaaacaaaacaaattccCTGCTGTACAGCTTTCTGAGTATCACACCCTCTCGTGGGTAGTAACAAATTTAGCCCTGACCCACAATGTGAAGCCGAGACAGAATCATCACGAGAGCACATCTGCATTATACGttgtcattattttaaaatattatgtcACTAAAAGCcatattctttttttattataatatcACATCACGTTGCTAATATTCCCTTGACCATTTTCACATACTGTTGTTTTAAGTGAGTTTGACAGGTTGGAGTAGGGTATGTATTAATTAGGTCTATACGTTTATCCAtcacattttatacattttctaaCAAACCTCGCAGCCTGCTGTAGTAGGCTACATTTTGAAGCTATGAGGTCTTGCTTTAAGTAGCCTATCTGAGGTTCCCTATCCGTGCAGTGGTTGTTTTAGTTTCGCTGGCAGCTTCAGCGATCTTGCGAGGTTCCGCGGGCGGCTGTAGTGCACGCAGGCCGGCGGGATCCCGCAGCTGTGTCGGCCGCACATGGTTTTCATTAGCGGGGCTGCACTGCCAGCAATAGGAAAATGCCATTGCTTTCAGAATCGCACGACACTGTGTAGTTTAAATCGGCGGGACATTCTCCCTTTTTCATACAACGTTACACTGAGGCTGGAACAAAAGCAAATATAAGTTCACAACAAATAGTTTGACAATGTGGAAACAGTAATACTGCTAATAGTATTGAATCGAATTACTATGATTATATGACAATACTCAGACTTAACGCCGGTAACTATGTTTAGCTATACTTTCTAtaagtaagtttttttttatgtttgattTGTGCAGCGATTGTCTGAGTGACGTCATCTTGTTACGATGACTGTAATCCATACTTACTCTATCTATCTCGTCTCAATATTTAAAAAAGGCCTCGAGACTGTGAcgcgatttaaaaatacagtaaaacacGTAATCCCCAGCATGTGAATATGGCTTATTCTCCAGTTTGTTTGTTATATGTTAATTACCGTTTCCCTATGCACAAAACGAGTCTCTCTTCAACATAGGTGTACTGTCCCTGCTGCGGCCTCTTCTGCTGGATGTGGTCCCAACTATTCAGCAGACAGCAGCTTTGGCTCTGGGAAGGCTTGCCAACCACAACGATGACCTGGCCGAGGCGGTTGTAAAGGGAGACGTCCTTCCGCAGCTTGTGTACTCTTTGGCGGAGCAAAACGTAAGACTCCTCCGTGCTCGGTGAACTCAGTGCCCGCAAAGGATTAAGTGAATCGTGAGCGTTACTCCAGCCCGTGTTCAGATAGAAAATGAGAGCTGTAAAACAAGTCAGCGGTCAGCCGCTCGATGGGAAATATATTCAATTTACGCAACCGACGTCAGTGAGTTACGTCCGTACTATAATATGAAACCTGCATTGTTCAATAATGTCTatctataaaaatgtttttgggaTCTGATGATTACATATTTGTGGCCGCAACGATCACGTGCATTATCACAACACATCTTACTTTTAATAttcttaatttttcattttcattttaaactcGTGAAACTTCTTGCATGCCTGCTGCGACGCGTTTTGCTATCAATGTATCATCGACAATCGTGTGGCTTAGCACACAATCGAAAGCTTTGACAAAGAAAGTAaagcaagaaagaaaaaaagaaacttgCAAAATGAAAAAACTCCTGATAGAAAACGCAAGCATGGGAAAGCACTCACTGcaggaaggttttttttttctcccgaAGACGCAATTATGCATCTTGTGTGCATAAAAGCCATTTATCTTGAGCTTGGCCTCTCGACTGCAGTGTGTCATTCATAAACAGACAATTAACTAGCACTCGAGAACACTGCAGCCACACCAGTGGAGAACTTGGTGGAAAAAGATTCTGTTAGCCTGAGTCACTATAGATGATAGTAGAATTAGCGATAACGTTGATGGTCTTTTTCACAATAATTTAAGTGTTCGCACCGTGTTTTGCGAGTTCAAGTTATGATTTTCGTTGCGTTTGATTTCCGAGTTTTTTTGCGTCTGAATACAATTAAATGAATCCACTGCACAGGACCTACACAATTTCCCAGGCTTTTGCGAATCACAAGTGGTTATTCAGGGCCGTCGTGAATGTCTCAAGAGATCAGGCCACATGGGCAAACAGCAACTTGCGCAACCACAGAACACCTGACAAAAGGATTGACATGTCTGCGAAATACCGGCCGAATCTACGCCTCTTGGGTGCGCGCCTGCAGTTCTGCTGGGCCCTTTAGTGCAACAGCGTGAATGGGGATGTTTGTTAGCACTCGGGCTTTGAAGAGCTCCAGGGTCTGAGACCACCCCATCCTTTTCACGCAAGCAGGGGACCTTTTTTCGCCCGTTGGCATTCGCTCGGTTTTTTGGGACCTTGTCATGTGTGCAATTAGCTGCCAGATTCTAATTCGGCTTTCAGGGAAGGTAAACGTTTCTGCTTCGCGTCGTGTTAATTGCACTGGACAGCCTTTACTTGCATTTGTACTTAACGCTGGTTAAGCCCAATAGTTCTAGAGAGAAAATACCCAGTGGATTTTCAAAGgatttaaaatcaaaataattttaaatgattCATAAATTAAGTTGATCTTTGAATTACTTAGAATGCCCAAGGCTGTTTGGGTTTCAACACGTCGTTTTATATGCATTTGGGCACTCCTTTGTTTGActtaatttatttgattttgctaTACATTCTTCTGTGTTCTGCAGTAAATTTATGATGTGCTATTTAGGAAAAAAGTGCTTAGAAGGATTTTATGAACCCAAAGTGTGACTTGATCTTATCTCCTGTGatcttactgttttttttttgtacatttttttttttacctgtgtTTCAGTACTTACTCAGAAATGCAATTTACAACACATTACTACACTTAATTATTACTCTAAAATCAAATACTTATTGTTCAGTTGCAAAATCGGGTAAGACTGGTCTTGAAATAATTTATCCTAGAAACATGTAAATAAGAAGTGGCTTCGTGGGCCTCACTGagggttatgtatatatgtccccacaatgtaatgaaaaactgttattttgacattgtggtgaccagtttttggtttacacaaggggaaattcaattttataaaaatctgtgattgctgacaaaaaattaaaaatgccaaaggactttttgtttggttacttatggttaacgttatggctgagtaggggttagggttgccATTGTcgggattagagttttgccagtacaaatgaatggatggtccccataaagatatgagtacaggtctctctctctgtctctccctccctctctctctctctctgtctctctctctctctctctttctctgtgtttgTGGGAAGTTTCATTTCACAGTACAATAACATGCATTAAGGCAGACTGGCATGTAAATCGTACATAGGGCATGTGTACTATGTACAGTTTAAATGGGCTTGCATTTTCTCTATGGTGTTTCCCTCCCTTGTGTACTACACAGCCTGGCATAGTTTCCCATGACCCTTTGCTGCATCAGCACCTGGAAGTAGGGTCTATAAATAGAGTCACTGTACAGTAGCACTGTGCTTGATTATTCTAGTCAGTCAATTTTTGGTTATTTTTTCAGTGTCTGTTATATTACTTTTCCTCATAAAGCACATGGTTTGTACCATGCGCCCAGGGAGCATAGTAAGATGCCCACACAGAGCTGTTTGGTAGGAGCTTCGAGAATAAAGCACATTCCCTACGACACATTAAAATCATTTTGGTGTCAATTGGTAGCTATTAAATGCCATCCACTACAGCGACACAGTCCTTGTATACTCTGGTGCACAGGGTATGCCATCGTATTTGTTGTAGAAATGACTGACTATTCCTTATCATTAGCTATATCATCTTTTTCCATATACTGTAGCTATGGGTACTGTTTGGCTGTCCTTAGTAAATGGAGAGTTTCGGTGTTTCATTTATCCTTGTCCCTGAAGTTGCTGATGGCGATGAtggtaatgtgtgtgtgcgtttgtgtgccaTGTCTCTCCCTGATCCGCAGCGGTTTTATAAAAAGGCAGCGGCGTTCGTGCTGCGGGCGGTGGGCAAGCACTCTCCCCAGCTGGCACAGGCCGTGGTGGACTGCGGGGCACTGGACGCCCTGGTTGCCTGCCTAGAGGAGTTCGACCCTGGGGTGAAGGAGGCAGCAGCCTGGGCACTAGGCAACATTGCCCGCCACAACGGAGGTAGGGCCAGAAACACGGCCGCTAACTTAGCTGAGGCTTATCCTTATAGCTAGCAGTTGTGAATCTGTGTCTGCATACTGCCATACAGAGTGTCTCCAGGCGGTACCTAAGAAGATCATAGTAATTTGTTACTGTGATTTTAGGTTAGTGTGATTTTTTCACCCATGTGGTACTTGGCTGCTTTGATTTGATTCTAAGTGGTATTTGGTCTGAAAACTTTCCGAACCACTGCTTTAAACTTATACACTATCTGTTATAAAGTATATTTAACTAcattaatgtgtatgaatgtgatTCCTATTTTATGCTGTGTTACTCTCAAAAGGATGAAGGTGCTATGAGGAGCATTTAAGGATATAGAATATGTACTGAAATCACTGCGTTGTTCGAAGCTGTATCATTAGCTTACTGTTATCTATAATAGTGCTCTATTGCTGCTTAGATGTTTCAGAAAAGATTGTATTTCCTGTGTAACTGTTGGGATCAGAAGGATGCAAcctgtaaaaaaacaaaccaaaggaTAATGAAACACGTGCCATTTGTCATCATTTGTTTTGCAACCATGTTTCATAGATTCAAGACACCTGAGACCTCTTTGAAAATGTATACTTTGACCCACGAATgaagtgatttaaaatgcataacGTTTGTAA
This window of the Paramormyrops kingsleyae isolate MSU_618 chromosome 1, PKINGS_0.4, whole genome shotgun sequence genome carries:
- the bmi1a gene encoding polycomb complex protein BMI-1-A — translated: MFMRMHRTTRIKITDLNPHLMCVLCGGYFIDATTIVECLHSFCKMCIVRYLETSKYCPICDVQVHKTKPLLNIRADKTLQDIVYKLVPGLFKNEMKRRRDFYAEHPSVDAANGSNEDRGEVADEDKRIITDDEIISLSIEFFEQNKAEKQGSTEEGRTKEEVNNKRYLQCPAAMTVMHLRKFLRSKMDIPSTFQIEVMYEDEPLKDYYTLMDIAYIYTWRRNGPLPLKYRVRPNCKKLKLNHSQEGLNSTSRSEMESDSASDKASSPRGVPSTSSSLPSPSTPVQSHHLHFPHISSTVNGTTKAPSPSLQSPFTNKVHKANLIGSSTG